The following coding sequences lie in one Maniola jurtina chromosome 11, ilManJurt1.1, whole genome shotgun sequence genomic window:
- the LOC123869678 gene encoding prostaglandin reductase 1-like: MVRARKYVVIKHFEGVPHRDDFKIVEYELPSLEDGEILVKTEWVSVDPYLRIYNKMLPVPFDQFSPQIGLIEESKHSQYPVGTRLVTHKGWCDHSIIDMNAPATNHIEAIYKIPDMNGMSPSLGVGAMGYSGLSAYFGFLEICKPKAGETVVVTAAAGGVGSLVGQIGKIKGCRVIGFAGSDDKVNWLEKDLGFDKAFNYKTVDVKKVLKEAAPNGIDCYFDNVGGEMSSIIISQMNDFGRVSVCGSISVYNEDHVNLPKASVLQLDIVKKQLKIEGFLCNRWEKRYSEAFTDLGQWIKSGKLKYREHVTEGFDNIFDAFIELFHGQNIGKAVVKL; the protein is encoded by the coding sequence ATGGTGAGAGCTCGGAAATATGTGGTGATAAAACATTTTGAGGGAGTGCCACACCGAGATGATTTTAAAATCGTAGAATACGAATTACCGTCACTAGAGGATGGTGAAATTCTTGTTAAAACTGAGTGGGTAAGCGTAGATCCTTACTTACGAATTTATAACAAAATGCTTCCTGTACCATTTGACCAATTTTCTCCTCAAATAGGATTGATAGAGGAATCTAAGCACTCTCAATATCCAGTGGGTACTAGATTGGTGACTCACAAGGGTTGGTGCGATCACAGCATCATCGACATGAATGCACCTGCGACTAACCACATTGAAGCGATATACAAAATACCAGATATGAACGGAATGTCGCCTTCTTTAGGTGTTGGAGCAATGGGATATTCGGGTCTATCTGCATATTTTGGATTTCTTGAAATATGTAAACCCAAAGCGGGGGAGACGGTAGTAGTAACCGCTGCCGCAGGAGGTGTAGGATCACTGGTGGGACAAATTGGCAAGATAAAAGGTTGTAGAGTGATCGGTTTCGCAGGGTCAGATGACAAAGTTAACTGGTTGGAAAAAGACCTTGGATTTGATAAAGCGTTCAATTACAAAACTGTAGATGTTAAAAAGGTTCTCAAGGAAGCCGCGCCTAATGGCATAGATTGCTACTTTGATAATGTCGGAGGTGAAATGAGCAGCATTATTATAAGCCAGATGAATGACTTTGGAAGAGTTTCTGTGTGCGGCAGCATCAGTGTTTACAATGAAGACCATGTAAATCTACCTAAAGCTTCGGTTTTACAATTAGATATAgtaaaaaaacagttaaaaattgaaGGCTTCTTATGCAACCGTTGGGAGAAACGGTACTCCGAAGCATTTACAGATCTAGGTCAATGGATTAAGTCAGGAAAGCTGAAATACCGGGAACACGTAACAGAAGGCTTTGACAATATTTTTGATGCATTTATAGAACTATTTCATGGTCAAAACATTGGAAAAGCAGTAGTCAAACTTTAA
- the LOC123869679 gene encoding prostaglandin reductase 1-like — protein MVKARKYVVKRHFDGLPKREDFEIVEYELPPIQNGEILVKAEWVSVDPYLRAYNQRFPAPYDQFSYQVGLVENSKDPRFPVGTRVVSHKGWCDYCVINANVFRSPADIVYKLPDLKGLSNSLGVGAVGLTGVTAYFGFLEICKPKAGETVVVTGAAGAVGSLVGQIAKIKGCRVIGFAGSDDKVNWLEKDLGFDKAFNYKTVDVQKVLKEAAPKGIDCYFDNVGGEISSIIISQMNDFGRVSVCGSISAYNDDVSKLPKAPILQLAIVSKQLKIEGFLAPRWRDRWSEAFVDLSKWIKSGELKSREHVTEGFDNIFDAFIGMLNGENTGKAVVKI, from the coding sequence ATGGTCAAGGCACGGAAGTACGTGGTCAAGCGACACTTTGACGGTCTACCAAAGCGCGAAGATTTCGAAATCGTTGAGTATGAATTACCACCTATCCAGAATGGAGAAATTCTTGTTAAAGCGGAGTGGGTCAGCGTTGACCCTTACTTAAGAGCGTACAACCAACGGTTTCCAGCGCCTTACGACCAATTTTCTTATCAAGTTGGATTGGTGGAGAACTCAAAAGATCCTCGATTCCCCGTTGGCACAAGAGTGGTGTCACACAAGGGCTGGTGTGACTACTGTGTTATCAACGCAAATGTATTTCGATCTCCAGCGGATATAGTGTACAAGCTGCCCGATTTGAAAGGATTGTCGAACTCTTTAGGCGTTGGAGCAGTGGGATTGACCGGAGTAACCGCATATTTTGGATTTCTAGAAATATGTAAACCCAAAGCGGGGGAGACGGTAGTAGTAACTGGTGCTGCAGGAGCTGTAGGATCACTGGTGGGACAAATCGCCAAGATAAAAGGTTGTCGTGTGATCGGTTTTGCAGGCTCAGATGACAAAGTTAACTGGTTGGAAAAAGACCTTGGATTCGATAAAGCGTTCAATTACAAAACTGTGGATGTTCAAAAGGTTCTGAAGGAAGCGGCGCCCAAAGGAATCGATTGCTACTTCGATAATGTCGGTGGCGAAATAAGCAGCATTATTATAAGTCAAATGAACGACTTTGGAAGGGTGTCGGTATGCGGAAGTATAAGTGCCTATAATGATGATGTATCCAAACTACCAAAAGCTCCTATATTACAACTAGCTATAGTGTCAAAGCAACTAAAAATTGAAGGTTTCCTAGCGCCACGCTGGAGAGACCGGTGGTCTGAAGCATTTGTAGATCTATCGAAGTGGATTAAGTCTGGTGAATTGAAATCCAGAGAACACGTTACTGAGGGCTTCGATAACATATTCGATGCATTTATAGGCATGTTAAATGGTGAAAATACTGGTAAAGCGGTAGTGAaaatttaa